A section of the Hemibagrus wyckioides isolate EC202008001 linkage group LG04, SWU_Hwy_1.0, whole genome shotgun sequence genome encodes:
- the bcl9l gene encoding B-cell CLL/lymphoma 9-like protein isoform X1, whose product MHPENKLTNHGKQVTTGAQSQIPNVNQQEQQGPASNQGSKGTGPGNHGVKTNQISPGLKSVGGMMKTKSKRERSISVDATEQKDTLAPVLESDAKVEGAIRRKRRCVLEKKQPYSGDEWCSGAETEEEEEKPSTTAHREHVMSCPGQALSGTAESVSAPGLGCGLGPGLRSDQPTHTSQQVVYVFTTSLANSAAEAVMHGHTDSILLFHQQNVPRTKLDQQCTAVGKIPSLSEQLSSSSTPPMGTPKSQSGTPRPASVGGVIGGHLTGGNTPSSTGQPESEVPHVHPGATPSHSNCATSHPLGPGGSGPQRVGAQSCGVDGSGIINHPGTGVSPSANPSMLSVHLQGESSQQGGQGSIEGLSKEQLEHRERSLQTLRDIEKLLLRSGAGAGHGDPGGPNNSLNNGSVSNNNTDGYQGLDDEENNTGRAGSSCLSDGVPPIRGMKKHEEPLQSIISQTQNISGPCLDDTLMVRHHNLPPHHHLSSPSGLDMGPVLGPEGLTPEQIAWRKLQEEYYQEKRRRQEMNPHTNPQHFRIMSEMGMPGGPHLMMRAPPPPYHSKPGDQQWGPGPIIGGGMGGNLRMMDMHQEGPRGPRFLGQMQRGPPGGGGYPGSPGGVLPMEGVGSQRSPRPGMGWLDDMAPNMAGVSQFHGCYASGGPSGPSQQMQSGMDRPLTREEMFHIMEKRQLQGLRRLDLEQLSRQQQQSGLGGPRMMDNPGGPGFPNPGMGGGPPSRSDPMEFPSSRTMIGSPISGGGGPLMRDMVDSPLGGNLNINMNMNMNLHQQQHILAQKLREGPGSEMASPEDNTRIRAAPNGRVGANKVMVHGSDVTLQFPNQGTFAGGQGDGPYLQQSGPEMFRSDQQGTPQIGGNSRPSHMPMNTGHKADHGPCHQSDLPLNVNSVGSPAMPPPHQLKSPPLSQEPSPLIPSPSATGLKSPNQLASTGPPHPPLTSTCGAGTPSATSMKSPQIIASSLGLRSPSGSPGHHKSPAMPVASPRWTASPKTSLASPGGTANSKAVGNGGSSSTETGITLPPRSSTSTPSSQPPNMPFTSSPDAPPSQNPLSLIMSQMSKYAMPTSIPLYHDAIKTIATSDDEMPTDRLLLAGANIQGNMANHQSTQMLLSSQGSMGPHSSPQSPTGMVLSGNQQLSLDPSGPLIHSPNHIAMPVMMGGGGGHPDGIGPCNMSPMHPPSQMGGFSRMQAPLHSPVGGLGQQYPHPSDDILPSQQMHHLSKGMPNQRPPNPADSFASMPIGEGPDLSEVIRPTHTGIPEFDLSRIIPADKPSSTLQYFPKTEAMSQLQQTPHQGHLPHQAPSAQLLKQLSSSGPLQGNTPSSNPHIANLQNMMAEQQLPLQPSHCGLRPGIGMTQGGARSMGPGGVMGPGSICHPGHLMGRTGMPQQQQQHHHQQQAMMANSLLQHQSHMSQGTMTPQQHPHSLIAQQNMMMQAKQRGMPIPGEHFGQQGAVLSPQGPMMGPPHPQSVVIGSQGIRQRGLPLDSPLGYGPGSMANMPF is encoded by the exons ATGCACCCTGAAAATAAACTGACCAATCATGGGAAGCAAGTGACCACTGGTGCCCAGTCACAGATCCCCAATGTGAATCAGCAGGAACAGCAAGGACCTGCAAGCAACCAAGGGTCAAAGGGCACTGGGCCAGGGAACCATGGAGTGAAAACCAATCAGATATCTCCTGGGCTGAAAAGTGTGGGTGGGATGATGAAGACCAAATCTAAAAGGGAGAGAAGTATCTCTGTGGATGCCACAGAACAAAAAGACACTCTTGCACCAGTGCTGGAGTCAGATGCTAAAG TAGAGGGCGCAATTCGCAGAAAGCGTCGATGTGTGCTGGAGAAGAAGCAGCCTTATAGTGGAGATGAGTGGTGCTCAGGTGCTGAgactgaggaagaggaggagaaaccCTCCACTACTGCACACA GGGAGCATGTGATGTCATGCCCTGGCCAGGCTCTCTCAGGCACAGCTGAGTCAGTAAGTGCGCCTGGTTTAGGATGTGGCCTTGGTCCAGGTCTACGTTCTGACCAgccaacacacacctctcagcAAGTAGTATATGTCTTCACCACTAGCCTAGCCAACAG TGCTGCAGAGGCAGTGATGCATGGTCATACAGACTCCATCCTCCTGTTTCACCAGCAAAATGTTCCTCGCACCAAACTGGATCAG CAGTGCACTGCTGTTGGAAAGATCCCCAGCCTATCAGAGCAGCTCAGCTCTAGTAGCACCCCTCCCATGGGCACCCCCAAATCTCAAAGTGGTACACCTCGTCCAGCCTCTGTTGGTGGAGTTATTGGGGGTCACCTAACAGGTGGCAATACTCCTTCTTCCACAGGTCAGCCTGAAAGTGAGGTACCCCATGTCCATCCAGGGGCCACACCCAGTCACAGTAACTGTGCAACGTCTCATCCATTAGGACCTGGAGGCTCAGGGCCACAGCGAGTGGGGGCCCAAAGTTGTGGAGTAGATGGGTCAGGCATTATAAACCACCCTGGTACAGGTGTCTCTCCCAGTGCCAATCCATCAATGTTGTCTGTGCATCTTCAGGGTGAGTCCAGCCAGCAGGGAGGACAAGGGAGTATCGAAGGATTGTCTAAAGAGCAGCTAGAGCATCGTGAGCGTTCGTTGCAGACACTTAGGGACATTGAGAAGCTGCTTCTGCGCAGTGGGGCTGGTGCTGGCCATGGAGATCCAGGAGGCCCAAATAACAGCCTCAACAATGGATCAGTTAGCAACAATAATACTGATGGATACCAAGGACTTGATGATGAGGAAAATAATACTGGGAGGGCTGGCAGTAGTTGCCTTTCTGATGGTGTCCCCCCTATCCGTGGAATGAAAAAACATGAGGAGCCTCTACAATCCATAATTTCCCAAACACAGAATATCAGTGGGCCTTGTTTAGATGACACTTTGATGGTAAGGCACCACAACTTACCCCCTCATCACCACTTATCATCACCTTCAGGACTAGACATGGGCCCTGTACTGGGTCCTGAAGGACTAACACCAGAACAGATAGCTTGGAGGAAGCTGCAGGAGGAATACTATCAGGAGAAGAGGCGACGGCAGGAGATGAATCCTCACACAAATCCCCAGCATTTCCGCATAATGTCTGAGATGGGAATGCCAGGAGGGCCACACCTCATGATGAGAGCTCCCCCACCTCCATATCACAGCAAACCTGGAGACCAGCAGTGGGGACCAGGGCCTATAATTGGAGGAGGAATGGGAGGAAATTTAAGGATGATGGACATGCATCAGGAGGGACCCCGTGGACCCAGGTTTCTTGGTCAGATGCAGCGAGGACCTCCAGGTGGTGGTGGATACCCAGGAAGCCCAGGTGGAGTTTTACCCATGGAAGGCGTAGGGTCTCAAAGATCTCCTAGGCCAGGAATGGGTTGGCTGGATGACATGGCACCGAATATGGCTGGAGTAAGTCAGTTTCATGGGTGCTATGCTTCAGGAGGGCCCAGTGGACCCTCTCAGCAAATGCAGAGTGGTATGGATCGTCCCTTAACACGGGAAGAGATGTTTCACATTATGGAGAAACGGCAGCTACAAGGTCTCCGCAGGTTAGATCTAGAGCAGTTGTctaggcagcagcagcagagtgGACTTGGAGGTCCCAGGATGATGGATAACCCTGGTGGACCAGGCTTTCCTAATCCTGGCATGGGAGGTGGTCCACCTTCACGCAGTGATCCAATGGAATTTCCCAGTTCTCGCACTATGATTGGATCTCCCATTAGTGGTGGAGGTGGCCCTTTAATGAGAGATATGGTTGACTCTCCTTTAGGGGGAAACCTAAAtataaacatgaacatgaacatgaacctGCATCAGCAACAACATATATTGGCCCAGAAATTAAGAGAAGGACCTGGGTCAGAGATGGCAAGCCCTGAGGACAACACCCGTATTAGGGCTGCACCAAATGGCCGGGTTGGTGCTAACAAAGTAATGGTCCATGGGTCAGATGTAACGCTTCAGTTCCCCAATCAAGGCACCTTTGCAGGTGGACAAGGGGATGGGCCCTACCTCCAGCAATCAGGTCCTGAAATGTTTAGGTCTGATCAGCAGGGTACTCCTCAAATTGGTGGAAACTCAAGGCCTAGCCATATGCCTATGAACACTGGTCATAAAGCAGACCATGGGCCATGTCATCAATCTGACCTTCCCCTTAATGTTAACTCAGTTGGTTCCCCAGCCATGCCCCCACCTCACCAGCTGAAGTCACCTCCCCTTAGCCAGGAACCTTCTCCTCTCATACCCTCTCCCTCTGCTACAGGCCTGAAATCCCCCAACCAGCTAGCATCCACTGGTCCACCACACCCTCCTCTCACTTCAACCTGTGGTGCAGGAACACCTTCTGCCACCTCCATGAAGTCCCCTCAGATAATAGCATCATCACTTGGACTCCGTTCACCATCTGGTTCCCCTGGACATCACAAATCTCCAGCCATGCCTGTTGCATCTCCAAGATGGACTGCCTCACCCAAGACTTCCCTGGCTAGCCCTGGAGGGACAGCTAATAGTAAGGCAGTAGGCAATGGAGGGAGCAGTTCAACTGAGACAG GTATAACCCTTCCTCCCAGGAGTTCCACCTCAACACCCAGCAGTCAACCTCCCAACATGCCATTCACCTCTTCACCAGATGCACCTCCATCCCAGAATCCCCTGTCCCTTATAATGTCTCAGATGTCCAAGTATGCAATGCCCACTTCCATTCCACTCTATCATGATGCCATCAAGACAATAGCCACTTCTGATGATGAGATGCCAACTGATCGATTGCTCCTTGCTGGAGCCAACATTCAAG GAAATATGGCTAATCACCAGTCTACGCAGATGCTCCTGTCCTCTCAAGGCTCAATGGGACCTCACAGTAGTCCACAAAGCCCTACTGGAATGGTACTTTCAGGAAATCAGCAGTTATCTCTTGACCCCTCTGGACCTTTGATCCATTCTCCTAACCACATTGCCATGCCAGTAATGATGGGGGGTGGAGGGGGCCATCCAGATGGGATTGGACCTTGTAACATGTCCCCAATGCATCCTCCAAGTCAGATGGGTGGATTCTCACGCATGCAGGCCCCACTGCACTCCCCAGTTGGGGGTCTGGGGCAGCAGTACCCTCATCCTTCTGATGACATTCTCCCTTCTCAGCAAATGCACCATCTTAGCAAGGGTATGCCCAATCAGCGGCCACCCAACCCAGCTGATTCTTTCGCATCTATGCCTATAGGGGAGGGCCCAGACTTGAGTGAGGTGATTAGGCCAACTCACACAGGCATCCCTGAATTTGACCTGTCACGAATCATTCCTGCCGACAAGCCCAGCAGTACCCTGCAGTACTTCCCCAAGACGGAGGCAATGTCACAGCTGCAGCAGACCCCTCACCAAGGGCATCTACCTCATCAGGCTCCTTCAGCACAACTCCTGAAGCAGCTTTCCTCATCTGGCCCCCTTCAAGGCAACACACCTTCCTCCAACCCTCACATTGCCAATCTGCAGAACATGATGGCTGAGCAGCAGCTTCCCTTGCAGCCATCACACTGTGGCCTACGCCCTGGTATAGGCATGACCCAGGGAGGAGCCAGAAGTATGGGCCCAGGTGGTGTAATGGGGCCTGGCTCAATATGCCATCCAGGTCATCTGATGGGTAGGACAGGTATGcctcagcaacagcagcaacatcaccaccagcagcagGCCATGATGGCTAACAGTCTCTTACAGCACCAGTCCCATATGTCACAGGGCACGATGACTCCACAGCAACATCCACACAGTCTTATAGCTCAGCAGAACATGATGATGCAAGCTAAACAGAGGGGTATGCCAATTCCTGGGGAACACTTTGGCCAGCAAGGAGCTGTCCTGTCTCCTCAGGGGCCCATGATGGGACCCCCACACCCACAGTCAGTCGTGATAGGATCCCAGGGAATTAGACAGCGAGGCTTGCCTTTGGATAGTCCACTGGGCTATGGACCTGGAAGCATGGCAAACATGCCTTTCTGA
- the bcl9l gene encoding B-cell CLL/lymphoma 9-like protein isoform X2, which produces MHPENKLTNHGKQVTTGAQSQIPNVNQQEQQGPASNQGSKGTGPGNHGVKTNQISPGLKSVGGMMKTKSKRERSISVDATEQKDTLAPVLESDAKVEGAIRRKRRCVLEKKQPYSGDEWCSGAETEEEEEKPSTTAHREHVMSCPGQALSGTAESVSAPGLGCGLGPGLRSDQPTHTSQQVVYVFTTSLANSAAEAVMHGHTDSILLFHQQNVPRTKLDQCTAVGKIPSLSEQLSSSSTPPMGTPKSQSGTPRPASVGGVIGGHLTGGNTPSSTGQPESEVPHVHPGATPSHSNCATSHPLGPGGSGPQRVGAQSCGVDGSGIINHPGTGVSPSANPSMLSVHLQGESSQQGGQGSIEGLSKEQLEHRERSLQTLRDIEKLLLRSGAGAGHGDPGGPNNSLNNGSVSNNNTDGYQGLDDEENNTGRAGSSCLSDGVPPIRGMKKHEEPLQSIISQTQNISGPCLDDTLMVRHHNLPPHHHLSSPSGLDMGPVLGPEGLTPEQIAWRKLQEEYYQEKRRRQEMNPHTNPQHFRIMSEMGMPGGPHLMMRAPPPPYHSKPGDQQWGPGPIIGGGMGGNLRMMDMHQEGPRGPRFLGQMQRGPPGGGGYPGSPGGVLPMEGVGSQRSPRPGMGWLDDMAPNMAGVSQFHGCYASGGPSGPSQQMQSGMDRPLTREEMFHIMEKRQLQGLRRLDLEQLSRQQQQSGLGGPRMMDNPGGPGFPNPGMGGGPPSRSDPMEFPSSRTMIGSPISGGGGPLMRDMVDSPLGGNLNINMNMNMNLHQQQHILAQKLREGPGSEMASPEDNTRIRAAPNGRVGANKVMVHGSDVTLQFPNQGTFAGGQGDGPYLQQSGPEMFRSDQQGTPQIGGNSRPSHMPMNTGHKADHGPCHQSDLPLNVNSVGSPAMPPPHQLKSPPLSQEPSPLIPSPSATGLKSPNQLASTGPPHPPLTSTCGAGTPSATSMKSPQIIASSLGLRSPSGSPGHHKSPAMPVASPRWTASPKTSLASPGGTANSKAVGNGGSSSTETGITLPPRSSTSTPSSQPPNMPFTSSPDAPPSQNPLSLIMSQMSKYAMPTSIPLYHDAIKTIATSDDEMPTDRLLLAGANIQGNMANHQSTQMLLSSQGSMGPHSSPQSPTGMVLSGNQQLSLDPSGPLIHSPNHIAMPVMMGGGGGHPDGIGPCNMSPMHPPSQMGGFSRMQAPLHSPVGGLGQQYPHPSDDILPSQQMHHLSKGMPNQRPPNPADSFASMPIGEGPDLSEVIRPTHTGIPEFDLSRIIPADKPSSTLQYFPKTEAMSQLQQTPHQGHLPHQAPSAQLLKQLSSSGPLQGNTPSSNPHIANLQNMMAEQQLPLQPSHCGLRPGIGMTQGGARSMGPGGVMGPGSICHPGHLMGRTGMPQQQQQHHHQQQAMMANSLLQHQSHMSQGTMTPQQHPHSLIAQQNMMMQAKQRGMPIPGEHFGQQGAVLSPQGPMMGPPHPQSVVIGSQGIRQRGLPLDSPLGYGPGSMANMPF; this is translated from the exons ATGCACCCTGAAAATAAACTGACCAATCATGGGAAGCAAGTGACCACTGGTGCCCAGTCACAGATCCCCAATGTGAATCAGCAGGAACAGCAAGGACCTGCAAGCAACCAAGGGTCAAAGGGCACTGGGCCAGGGAACCATGGAGTGAAAACCAATCAGATATCTCCTGGGCTGAAAAGTGTGGGTGGGATGATGAAGACCAAATCTAAAAGGGAGAGAAGTATCTCTGTGGATGCCACAGAACAAAAAGACACTCTTGCACCAGTGCTGGAGTCAGATGCTAAAG TAGAGGGCGCAATTCGCAGAAAGCGTCGATGTGTGCTGGAGAAGAAGCAGCCTTATAGTGGAGATGAGTGGTGCTCAGGTGCTGAgactgaggaagaggaggagaaaccCTCCACTACTGCACACA GGGAGCATGTGATGTCATGCCCTGGCCAGGCTCTCTCAGGCACAGCTGAGTCAGTAAGTGCGCCTGGTTTAGGATGTGGCCTTGGTCCAGGTCTACGTTCTGACCAgccaacacacacctctcagcAAGTAGTATATGTCTTCACCACTAGCCTAGCCAACAG TGCTGCAGAGGCAGTGATGCATGGTCATACAGACTCCATCCTCCTGTTTCACCAGCAAAATGTTCCTCGCACCAAACTGGATCAG TGCACTGCTGTTGGAAAGATCCCCAGCCTATCAGAGCAGCTCAGCTCTAGTAGCACCCCTCCCATGGGCACCCCCAAATCTCAAAGTGGTACACCTCGTCCAGCCTCTGTTGGTGGAGTTATTGGGGGTCACCTAACAGGTGGCAATACTCCTTCTTCCACAGGTCAGCCTGAAAGTGAGGTACCCCATGTCCATCCAGGGGCCACACCCAGTCACAGTAACTGTGCAACGTCTCATCCATTAGGACCTGGAGGCTCAGGGCCACAGCGAGTGGGGGCCCAAAGTTGTGGAGTAGATGGGTCAGGCATTATAAACCACCCTGGTACAGGTGTCTCTCCCAGTGCCAATCCATCAATGTTGTCTGTGCATCTTCAGGGTGAGTCCAGCCAGCAGGGAGGACAAGGGAGTATCGAAGGATTGTCTAAAGAGCAGCTAGAGCATCGTGAGCGTTCGTTGCAGACACTTAGGGACATTGAGAAGCTGCTTCTGCGCAGTGGGGCTGGTGCTGGCCATGGAGATCCAGGAGGCCCAAATAACAGCCTCAACAATGGATCAGTTAGCAACAATAATACTGATGGATACCAAGGACTTGATGATGAGGAAAATAATACTGGGAGGGCTGGCAGTAGTTGCCTTTCTGATGGTGTCCCCCCTATCCGTGGAATGAAAAAACATGAGGAGCCTCTACAATCCATAATTTCCCAAACACAGAATATCAGTGGGCCTTGTTTAGATGACACTTTGATGGTAAGGCACCACAACTTACCCCCTCATCACCACTTATCATCACCTTCAGGACTAGACATGGGCCCTGTACTGGGTCCTGAAGGACTAACACCAGAACAGATAGCTTGGAGGAAGCTGCAGGAGGAATACTATCAGGAGAAGAGGCGACGGCAGGAGATGAATCCTCACACAAATCCCCAGCATTTCCGCATAATGTCTGAGATGGGAATGCCAGGAGGGCCACACCTCATGATGAGAGCTCCCCCACCTCCATATCACAGCAAACCTGGAGACCAGCAGTGGGGACCAGGGCCTATAATTGGAGGAGGAATGGGAGGAAATTTAAGGATGATGGACATGCATCAGGAGGGACCCCGTGGACCCAGGTTTCTTGGTCAGATGCAGCGAGGACCTCCAGGTGGTGGTGGATACCCAGGAAGCCCAGGTGGAGTTTTACCCATGGAAGGCGTAGGGTCTCAAAGATCTCCTAGGCCAGGAATGGGTTGGCTGGATGACATGGCACCGAATATGGCTGGAGTAAGTCAGTTTCATGGGTGCTATGCTTCAGGAGGGCCCAGTGGACCCTCTCAGCAAATGCAGAGTGGTATGGATCGTCCCTTAACACGGGAAGAGATGTTTCACATTATGGAGAAACGGCAGCTACAAGGTCTCCGCAGGTTAGATCTAGAGCAGTTGTctaggcagcagcagcagagtgGACTTGGAGGTCCCAGGATGATGGATAACCCTGGTGGACCAGGCTTTCCTAATCCTGGCATGGGAGGTGGTCCACCTTCACGCAGTGATCCAATGGAATTTCCCAGTTCTCGCACTATGATTGGATCTCCCATTAGTGGTGGAGGTGGCCCTTTAATGAGAGATATGGTTGACTCTCCTTTAGGGGGAAACCTAAAtataaacatgaacatgaacatgaacctGCATCAGCAACAACATATATTGGCCCAGAAATTAAGAGAAGGACCTGGGTCAGAGATGGCAAGCCCTGAGGACAACACCCGTATTAGGGCTGCACCAAATGGCCGGGTTGGTGCTAACAAAGTAATGGTCCATGGGTCAGATGTAACGCTTCAGTTCCCCAATCAAGGCACCTTTGCAGGTGGACAAGGGGATGGGCCCTACCTCCAGCAATCAGGTCCTGAAATGTTTAGGTCTGATCAGCAGGGTACTCCTCAAATTGGTGGAAACTCAAGGCCTAGCCATATGCCTATGAACACTGGTCATAAAGCAGACCATGGGCCATGTCATCAATCTGACCTTCCCCTTAATGTTAACTCAGTTGGTTCCCCAGCCATGCCCCCACCTCACCAGCTGAAGTCACCTCCCCTTAGCCAGGAACCTTCTCCTCTCATACCCTCTCCCTCTGCTACAGGCCTGAAATCCCCCAACCAGCTAGCATCCACTGGTCCACCACACCCTCCTCTCACTTCAACCTGTGGTGCAGGAACACCTTCTGCCACCTCCATGAAGTCCCCTCAGATAATAGCATCATCACTTGGACTCCGTTCACCATCTGGTTCCCCTGGACATCACAAATCTCCAGCCATGCCTGTTGCATCTCCAAGATGGACTGCCTCACCCAAGACTTCCCTGGCTAGCCCTGGAGGGACAGCTAATAGTAAGGCAGTAGGCAATGGAGGGAGCAGTTCAACTGAGACAG GTATAACCCTTCCTCCCAGGAGTTCCACCTCAACACCCAGCAGTCAACCTCCCAACATGCCATTCACCTCTTCACCAGATGCACCTCCATCCCAGAATCCCCTGTCCCTTATAATGTCTCAGATGTCCAAGTATGCAATGCCCACTTCCATTCCACTCTATCATGATGCCATCAAGACAATAGCCACTTCTGATGATGAGATGCCAACTGATCGATTGCTCCTTGCTGGAGCCAACATTCAAG GAAATATGGCTAATCACCAGTCTACGCAGATGCTCCTGTCCTCTCAAGGCTCAATGGGACCTCACAGTAGTCCACAAAGCCCTACTGGAATGGTACTTTCAGGAAATCAGCAGTTATCTCTTGACCCCTCTGGACCTTTGATCCATTCTCCTAACCACATTGCCATGCCAGTAATGATGGGGGGTGGAGGGGGCCATCCAGATGGGATTGGACCTTGTAACATGTCCCCAATGCATCCTCCAAGTCAGATGGGTGGATTCTCACGCATGCAGGCCCCACTGCACTCCCCAGTTGGGGGTCTGGGGCAGCAGTACCCTCATCCTTCTGATGACATTCTCCCTTCTCAGCAAATGCACCATCTTAGCAAGGGTATGCCCAATCAGCGGCCACCCAACCCAGCTGATTCTTTCGCATCTATGCCTATAGGGGAGGGCCCAGACTTGAGTGAGGTGATTAGGCCAACTCACACAGGCATCCCTGAATTTGACCTGTCACGAATCATTCCTGCCGACAAGCCCAGCAGTACCCTGCAGTACTTCCCCAAGACGGAGGCAATGTCACAGCTGCAGCAGACCCCTCACCAAGGGCATCTACCTCATCAGGCTCCTTCAGCACAACTCCTGAAGCAGCTTTCCTCATCTGGCCCCCTTCAAGGCAACACACCTTCCTCCAACCCTCACATTGCCAATCTGCAGAACATGATGGCTGAGCAGCAGCTTCCCTTGCAGCCATCACACTGTGGCCTACGCCCTGGTATAGGCATGACCCAGGGAGGAGCCAGAAGTATGGGCCCAGGTGGTGTAATGGGGCCTGGCTCAATATGCCATCCAGGTCATCTGATGGGTAGGACAGGTATGcctcagcaacagcagcaacatcaccaccagcagcagGCCATGATGGCTAACAGTCTCTTACAGCACCAGTCCCATATGTCACAGGGCACGATGACTCCACAGCAACATCCACACAGTCTTATAGCTCAGCAGAACATGATGATGCAAGCTAAACAGAGGGGTATGCCAATTCCTGGGGAACACTTTGGCCAGCAAGGAGCTGTCCTGTCTCCTCAGGGGCCCATGATGGGACCCCCACACCCACAGTCAGTCGTGATAGGATCCCAGGGAATTAGACAGCGAGGCTTGCCTTTGGATAGTCCACTGGGCTATGGACCTGGAAGCATGGCAAACATGCCTTTCTGA